One genomic window of Evansella cellulosilytica DSM 2522 includes the following:
- a CDS encoding acyltransferase family protein has protein sequence MNKGLMPSYLLGADGLRALACLAVIFHHLTQRLAMHNQTTVVQETQAFFLLGNAGVSVFFVLSGFLLALPFWKSYLVGGKFLDMKHYVFRRAVRIVPGFYAAFFVSVLLAYIWQVETEFSIARLITGLTFTSGFHYTTFFPSELNGPLWSISFEVFSYLLMPIFMLGLFYLGKKRSFTKAISYWLGVMVLILILNQGVHFLFTPDEVQRGWEYGLIGGAKFWIPNYNPIGFFGQFAIGVIASLVTVHLFRRTDLIQRFKQKGGFDIVSGLSLALVFFFIFLVRHSGEFSLSIQNQPYYFPIFPTLIAITLCTAPLSRLFGKILDNFLFRYTAKVSFGLYIWHFLVITMVERYWQPTYVHMGMSDFNTWLVVSIVVLFISYIIATLSYYLIENPVLIWAHKRQRRTTQKEQTVRKEAM, from the coding sequence TTTAACACAGCGGTTAGCAATGCATAATCAAACTACTGTAGTGCAAGAGACGCAAGCATTTTTCTTACTAGGAAACGCTGGAGTAAGTGTGTTTTTTGTCCTTAGTGGTTTTCTACTTGCGCTGCCATTTTGGAAAAGCTATTTAGTAGGTGGAAAGTTTCTGGACATGAAGCACTATGTGTTTAGACGTGCGGTGCGAATTGTTCCCGGCTTTTACGCAGCTTTTTTCGTATCCGTTTTACTAGCATACATTTGGCAAGTAGAAACAGAATTTTCAATTGCAAGGTTGATAACAGGATTAACCTTTACTTCTGGTTTTCATTATACAACCTTTTTCCCTTCCGAGTTAAATGGTCCATTATGGTCGATTAGCTTTGAGGTGTTTAGTTATTTGCTTATGCCAATCTTTATGCTCGGCCTATTTTATCTAGGAAAGAAGCGCTCCTTTACAAAAGCAATTTCTTATTGGTTAGGTGTGATGGTGTTGATTCTCATTCTTAATCAAGGCGTGCATTTTTTATTTACACCTGATGAGGTTCAAAGAGGATGGGAGTATGGATTAATAGGCGGGGCGAAATTTTGGATCCCAAACTATAATCCAATCGGTTTTTTTGGTCAGTTTGCTATAGGTGTCATTGCTTCGCTCGTTACAGTTCATCTATTTAGAAGGACCGATCTCATACAGAGGTTTAAACAAAAAGGCGGCTTTGATATCGTTAGTGGACTTAGTTTAGCATTAGTATTTTTCTTTATTTTTCTGGTTAGACATTCAGGAGAATTTAGTTTAAGCATACAAAATCAACCTTACTATTTTCCAATTTTCCCAACGTTAATTGCGATCACCTTGTGTACTGCACCACTTTCACGTTTATTTGGAAAAATTCTTGATAATTTTCTATTTCGTTATACAGCAAAAGTGTCCTTTGGACTATACATTTGGCACTTTTTAGTCATCACTATGGTCGAAAGGTACTGGCAACCAACCTACGTACACATGGGTATGAGCGATTTCAATACATGGTTAGTAGTATCTATCGTAGTATTATTCATATCATATATCATTGCGACGTTATCTTATTATCTCATTGAAAATCCTGTACTAATATGGGCTCATAAAAGACAGCGACGCACAACTCAAAAAGAGCAAACGGTTAGAAAAGAGGCAATGTAA